The Nematostella vectensis chromosome 6, jaNemVect1.1, whole genome shotgun sequence region AAagcgggacgctagcacatgaaaagaacaaagaattatagcgtgaagctgtgaacgtgtgctagcaatcaagactagagataactgaaatacaatatgctggcttgagcaattaatccctttaagctaggtgcccaaaggggggtataatagaaaaaaatgtacttttagtgacaaaaaataaactgATACTGTGactaaaaatgaaaacatttaaaaaaccttaaaaaaccataacatttttacattttttaataaaaacctgaaattacccagaagaccatAGGAAAGATgttgattaaaaaaacggaAGTTGCTTTCGGGCATCGATGAATAAATtatacaatgaaaacaatagatATTGATATTTTCGTGAGAAGATTTCCGGTTTCAATCCGGTTTGTTACCAGGGTTTCGCCTGAGTGACTCGTAAAACATTTATTGCCGACAATTATTTTCACAGAACGCATCGAAACCTATTGCGCATCGCAACTGTAAAAGACAGAGCTAGATTTACTTGAATGGCAAAAAGGGGACAGCGGATAAGCAAACAGAAAAGCGACGAGGAGAACGCTACAATAACAGAACCATCAGTAGATGAAGAGGGCGAGATGAAAGGAGTAAGTTGACCACTTTGTCTTAAAAATAGAGAACAAAATTGGTCGCGATACAATCCACTCGTTCTTTAGCCTTGCTCCAATATCCTCACACATTTTTTGTTACCTTTAAAGGTAGGAGTAAACTCGAAAATTGAAGAAAATTCTAATATAGAAGAGGAGAAAGTCAGTTCAGAGACGGGACCTCAGCCAGGGTTATTATGGAGACTTTCTGGTGGCGTTTATAACAAAGCGGCGAATGTGGTTGGCGGAGTTGGCTCGGTGGCTGGTTCAGCCATTTCTACGACTTGTAGTGCCGTAACTACAGTCGGAGGTTATGCAATAACACCGTTTAGAAAGACACCAAAGGATAAGTCGGACTGAATTGTACTTTGGACCCAAAGACTGCAAATATTCGAGACAATCATTATCGTAAAACGACGAAGATTTCCTTCCCAATCTCAAGAAACTGGAATTATGTTGATCACATTTTCAAAAAGGACAACCGATGGAGTTATTCAAAGGAAAAGGTAAAAAATTCCATGCGCGATTTtaaaaggaatttttttttcgaccTTTATACATGCCACGTACACTAGCAAGCGATGATTCCGCGGCTGCGAACGAAATCTAATGACGCTCGAGCGATTATAATTTATTATAGTGAACACGAAAGAAGTCAATATCACAATTTTTATATAGTGGAAGcacagaaatttaaaaaactaGTTTGATAAAATACATTACATTTGAAATCTGTTAGAGTCATGAATAACTATAAAGTGAAATTCGATAACTAGATGTCTGATCCTTTTGTTACACAGAATGTCTTTGTGCCTGTCGAAATATATTGACGAATCGCTGCCGTACTACACGCTGTCGTACTAAACGCTAGATTAAAGGCATTCATTGTTAATTCAttctatatttatatatttttttctttgtaaaaaGGAAATAGcatgtttttatgtttttgaaGCGGGTGGCCAGTTTGAAACTGCTTTCAGGGAATAtgtaaatagaataaaattgtttaataaaaagaaagaacttCGCGAGGCGACCGCTTTGATTAATTTTCACAGTGTTCTCTAAACGGCCATCATAAAATAGAACTAGTAATTTATTCGAACACCGATAAGCTTACAAGCTATTAAGCACTTACTTAAAGCTATTTacctatttattttgtttttctttattttaattgGCTGAGTTAAAAGTTCGAATTAGCGAGGGTACGATATTCCCTATAATATGGTTTATGACATTGGTTTTTACATTACAGAAACTAGTTTAGAGATTAAGAATACAAATTAATTTATGTACAAAGGAGAAACTGTataaataatgatgataaataatCTTCCTATAACGCAAGAGTTGTACATTAACCGATTGATTAACCTCCTTGGTTAGAACCGTAAAAGAAACATCAATCATAAAACCACACGGTTATCTATGAATGTTTGCacaaaatgttttattagctGAAAACCACACAGCTTGCGCGGTTTTATCTAAAAATTTATGTTATTTACACACAACTTTTCGTTGCCAGCTTTTTAAACTATAATGACGTCACAGTTTCAATGCCGTCACGGTTCCTATGAAGTCACGGTTCGTAAGACGCCGTTACAAAAGGCAGCTGCAGCTAATCAAATCTTAAACTAGTCTGATTTCTGTTAATTGAGAAAAAACGCACAGGACATGTATTCTTTACAccaaaagaaataatcaatTTGATTAATCATGTCAAGACTTGTCGAGTATAAGTGTAACAACGAAGAGCAGGTATGATGAGGGAGTATAAGTGTAACAACGAAGAGCAggtatgatgagtgagtataagtacaacaacgaagaggaggtatgatgagtgagtataagtaaaacaacaaagaggaggtatgatgagcgagtataagtaaaacaacgaagaggaggtacgACGAGcgagtataagtaaaacaacgaagaggcggatgagcgagtataagtaaaacaacgaagGGCAGGTGTGATGAGCGAGTATATAAGTGCGACAACggagaggaggtatgatgagcgaGTATAAGTAAAATAACGAAGAGCAGGTATGATGAGCGAGTAAGTGCGACTACAAAGGTCTGGTACGCGCCCTGTCGAAGTCGGTAGTTATCTATTTTTGCTTATCTAACTCTCGACAGTTTATTCTATACAACAATTTCAACAGCTAGGGGTTTTCAATCCAAATATTTTGATTAGCATATACTCAAGTACGGCACGTTTCGCAATGTATAACAGATTCTAGTGCATATTACTCGTATTACCTGAATATTATTCAATATGGTAAATCCAAAACTTATTCCATGAGGCCAGGCGGGAGTGTGCATTTTCATAGACGACATGTAGGTATTataggaggggggaggggcattGTTCATATTTTTGGGGGCATTATAATATAATGGAGGGTTCTCTGTCCTCCCCTTTCCAAACAGCTTCCTGATTACTTTCATGCTGTCATGGTTCGCACAGTAAGAACTCTCTGAAAGTGCCTGCCGTTCCATCAAAACCTCCTACAGATCGAAATTCTGGGAGACAAGCGTTGTGACCTTCAATCATGCAATGCGCAGCCGAACTTGATTTGAACATTCGATGAGAAAGGTACTGCGTTTTATAATACTTTCTGCATTGCTTGAATACGTCTTTACTGACGCTAAACC contains the following coding sequences:
- the LOC5514978 gene encoding uncharacterized protein LOC5514978 → MAKRGQRISKQKSDEENATITEPSVDEEGEMKGVGVNSKIEENSNIEEEKVSSETGPQPGLLWRLSGGVYNKAANVVGGVGSVAGSAISTTCSAVTTVGGYAITPFRKTPKDKSD